In Mangifera indica cultivar Alphonso chromosome 7, CATAS_Mindica_2.1, whole genome shotgun sequence, the genomic window AACAAATTGAAGGAAAAGAGCTCCAACATGACAACACCAGTTAAAAAACATATCAATCTAAACTTGACTACAAGAAAACCTTCATGAAGTAAACAACTAACTCGACAGCTCTACCTACTAGCTAAAAGGCAGAATATCCTCTCTGCAGTTCTCCACACCTCTAAATGATGATTCTACAATCCAgacaataattttaataataatgaaacaataataatagtaataataatgataataattctTACAGTCTCTGGAACTGCTTGTCTAGTAGCATAGAACTTGATGATAAAACTTGGGTATGATCACTACTCTTCCCCCATGAAGATTTAATTGCCATGCCAGAAGGCTGCAGCTAATTGAAAGGTAacataaaatgtcaataaatgTAAAATCTAGTCTTAACTTGCGaataaacagaagaaaaaaatattaaaaggaaCTGAATCAACAGTACAATTAAGGGGGATCAAtcaaaaggggaaaaaaaaaaaggaaaaggaaaaaccaCACAGAACCAGAACCAAAAGAAACATCTTCACCACATTATTAACATATAACACATTCACAATGCTAAGATACCAAAATTTCTAATGCTTAAGTTTGTACCTGCTGTGGATCCATGctcaaatgagattttttattgaCAACAGGCCATTCCAAAGACGACGTTGCTGCACCATATGAAGTCCTGTCTGTGCTATTAAGTTCAACCAATTGAGCTGTTTCATGGGCTCTATTAAGTACATCCACTTGACGCTGAAATTCAGGCTTCAAAGACTCAAGCTCATCTAGCACGGCAATCAATCTCTAAAATAACAAACTTAGCATCCCAATCACACAAGGTTACCCTATACTAAGATACATAGTAAAATAAAGTAACTAATGAAGTAACAAGCGTCATCCTCACCTTCCGGTAAGTAGCTCTTTCTTTAGGAAGTATCGCCTGGTAATCCCGATGAAATGGTATCGTTTCTGATAACAAACTGcaagccaaaaaaaataatggtgCTATccttattattttccttttagggaaataagaaacatataaaacaattataaaattgccAAATACTTAGCTTTCTTTACCTTGAATATCTAAGCAGAATTATATACAAATCTACAATATTCTTCTCCTCCTGATATATAGTAGCCTGGCCAAAACAAAAAACTTTCACTCACTATGAAcgaaaattcaaacaaaacacgaCAATGTCAATAACATTCTATCAAAAACTATAATAACAATGTATACAATTAAATGAATCAAGTGACTAACTTCAATTCATAACTTAATCGCGAAGAAAATCGGATAACATAAAAGAACAGAACCTGTTTGAGGAGATTATCGGCGATTCGATAGTAAAACCGAAGAGGAATTCGATTATCGACCTCGACTCTTCTCGCTGAAGATTTGACGTCGatcatcattttgttaattgtttGCGGCGACTAATGCTGGCTTTCTATAAAATACCAATCGGCTTATTAGTCAACGTGCCACCGGTATCCTCTCACTGTCCGTGACCGTGATCGAAATTTAGAATCAAAGCTTTGCTTCGACGTGCTAGCTAAGGAAAGTGAAAAACCCGTCGTTTCGAGATCAAAGAAGGTCGTTTTTATGTCGATCCGGTGAGGTGCAGATAAATTTTGGTTCGACCCGATtgattgatattcaaatataagGGCAATTTAGTCATTCTCTAATGGGACAACATCATTTTAGCCATAGTTATTAATTCAGTCCAGCCAAGTCCTAATATAATATGATCTCCATCGGGATTATCTCAAACGTAAAACAGTTAACTCTAGTTCGAGTTTAATTTAtcgaagggaaaagaaaaattgtttaaagataaagaaaatgaattattaaaaaaaaattcattaaaaaagcTAAATCTATTACTATTTTCTTgtaattagattgaattaagttagtttaattcaaactgatattaaaatatttttctttgaactCATCTTATTTAAGCTAAATActaaatcaaaaaaaaattaattcaatttgaatctatcactaaatggattaaaaaatttattcatcgATATGTCATAATAAATATGTTCaataactcaattttaaaactttaatatgttATACTAATATCATGGATATACCCTCATTCTGACCCTTTATAGGGTCTAAAAACATTGCTAAATATGGAAAAGTACTTCATAATTTGATGGATAGTGTTTCGTTGACAATAAAAACGTGTAGCAGATACACAGAAAAACACtgcaaatttttatattgaagatCAAGCTTGGATACAAGGCAAAAAGTACACAAAATTACAGGAGCATTTGCAAGTCATTTCTTAGATTTGCTAGGCAAATCACGATGTGAAATGAGCAGAGTGGCATAGAGAAGCTGATTCCAGGAGTCTGGAACACCGGGAAGGCACCAGTGGCTGCAGTCTTGGATCATTCCAGGGCTTCTTGGGATCTCCATCTGCCTGTAGATTGAAGGATGTCCATCTTGTCTGTAGTCTGTCATCTTCGTAATGTTGAGATAAAACACTGGCGTCTTCATTTCAGCTATTACTGATTCAAGGATCTTCATCATCCATGGATAGTGAGCCATGTAGTCTTCATTTGTTATTGGCTGTGTCTCCGCATCACAACGCCCACCAGTGTTCCATTGCCCTTTCCTGTAAAATGCAATGCATCtaagtaatataaaatgttCATACATATACAACATATTTATCGTACTTAGTTTATGTGAGATTTGCTGGTTACCTGAAGTGAGAAGCTGAGTAACCACGAAAGAAGACCCTGGTACGGTTACTATCAACATTTGCATCAACCCATTGAGCCCAAGTTTTCAAGGCTTTTGTGTATGCTTCGGTCACTTCAAGTCTGTTATAGACATGGCTGCCTTCCTGGTAGTAATTAATCCTGAAATGAACCCAGAAAATTAACAGTGAAGAACTGAAACATTGAAGAAGAGAAGTTAATTTTACCCTTTGAACGTTTTGTGGTGAGTCCACCAATGGCCAGTATTGAATATGATTATATCAGCATCATAATACTTGGAGGAAGAGCCTTGAATCATGTCAAGTCTCAGTGTGTCTCTTCCTTTTCCGATCCTATCTGAGATTTTCGATTCTTGAACAAGAAATGGTGATTTGATGAAGTCTATTGAGCATCTGTAATCCTAAATCACCACAGAAACATAAACTATGAATTGCTTCTGCTAAAATTCTTTCATAAAGAATCAGAAAAATGGTAACAAGATTAAAGATTTACTTTGAATATGAAAGAATAGAACCCCTGAGTCCTGAACTGGCGCCTGCCCGAAACCTCATAGACTGTGCTTTTATCTTTCAACGATTCTCTCAATGCACAGACCAAAGATTCCCACATATTCCTATTCAAAGAGTCACCAACAAACACCAATCTCTTCCCTCTCAGCATCCGCAACATTTTTGTCCCGTCAAATCTGTACAAAACCCAAGAAATAGTACATCATGAAGAGGAGAATGAACCATGAAccatacatatattatataatcttGAACAAAGTTGTGAAGCGAAACCTCGGAATCTGGCACTCATATGGCTTCCATTTGTATCTGAGATAATAAGAGTCGGGTCTTCCATTCTTGTAACAGTTGAAAGCATCATCAATGTGAGGGCAAGAGCCTGGTTGGTAAAGAGGTTCAGAATCATCAAGCACCCATTTACCATTAAAGATATCGCAAGAACTCAGATTTTCTAACAACATGTTATAACTTTCTTGATCATTTCTTGAAGTCTTGTGAGGTCTTTCGATTACAGAGACTGAAGCGAGCGAGCAGTTGCTCTCACAGTCCAAGACAAGGCATGTGTTTGAGGAGGAGATTGAGGAGAAGGGAGAGATGTAGTTTGCAACAACACGAATGCGGGAAGCAATGGCTGAGACTAGAATGGTTGGTGAGTGATTGGTCTGTGATGATGCTGAAAGGAGGAGAATTGAGAGAAGGAGAAGTGAAATGAGTAAGATGTTGGTTCCTAGATTAGAGAGAGgacaagatgatgatgatggggTTCTTGAGAACTGCCCGAGAGTGGACAAGATGTTCTTGAAATATGCCATGGAAAGCAAAGAGTGGAGGGAATTGGAGGAATAAATCGCAGTTTATATTGTGAAATGGAAGGTATTTGGAGGGGATAGTCCCTTTCATAGCAAATGGCATTGGATATGAAAATAGTACTGGAGTTGCGAAGCGAAGCACCAAGCTGTGGTCTTGCTAATCAGGACAATGGATTTGGGACCCTAAAGCCGCTTTGGGTTTTAGCAGAAGAGTCTGGTTTGTTTCAACCCAGTCTGCCATGTCTACCATACTCAGACATAGATAAAAATCAGTATACCATTTTAAATAAACGATCCAGTGCTAAAGCGTGTATGagaaattttagagtttttaaaagatattcGTGATATTTAtggtgattaaattttttaattaatatgttaaaaaaattatatctttcaatatgagatatataatataaaaaaattagatttaaatacAATATGATACGTAATTTAATTTACATCAGAGACACTTTTTAATTTCGACTTCTTCCATCAAGTTTGGTAAACACCAACTGGAAAATTAACATGCTTTAGAAGCTCTAAATCTCTGGATTTCAAGGAAATGGGTGAAGGAAAATCTAATGTTAATAGAAAGCCGATTTTGAAGGGGAAATTGCAACTTAAACAAGAGATATGCTCTATCATAGCTTTTTGTTTGAAGTAGTAAAACTAAATTCGAACCAAACATATGTTAACTCAAATCCTAAATggtcaattcaaatttgtttgaactaataaaaaaacattaactGGATGAATAATGTTACCGGCGGGATGAACAATGGATTCAATccgaatttgagtcaaactatcAAATTGAAACTCTAACTCAAATCGATCCAAATAGTAATTTGAGCCAAGCTAGCTAGTTCGAACACACCCCTACAAAAAAGCTGAATCTTTTATAAGGAGACAtcttaatgtttaaatttattcatgCCACAGCATTAGTACATGACATCTAATGACTAGCATCACTGCAAATGATATAGCCaccagaagaagaaaacaaaatttttgaagaatatgACTACTATTTTCTGGTAATCCTAGAGCATTATACATTTCCACAATCTGCTTGGCTTGGCAAAGTTACAACTTAGCTGCAGCAAGCTCCATTGGTCATAGTACACAATGTTGCTTtgcataaaaatcaaacttgaagGATTGATCCTAATTATCATGACTTCTGAGGGATACCAGTTAGTATTAACAAAATTGCTGTCACATTAAGCCAACATCCAAAAGGATGTTCAaggtaaagaaaaatatgtattgtacCCCCAAACAGCCGCAAGCTACTGATATTATGCACCTTGCATTTGGGGCTACAGCAGCAGGTTCACTTTTACCCAACAATAGAACTACATGTCAATTTCCCAGTGCTGATTCAGGTCCATTACCAGAATTACAGCCACCGCGTAGAACCTTGGGCAGGATAATTGAGCAATACCCACTGTTGCCAAGGCTTATCTTCTGGCAACCGGTATCCCTTGATCCAAATCAACAACCGATCTGTAAATCCCACAAGAAGCAAGTGTCAAATTCTTTCAGGAAGTGAGAAAATCCTGAAGATTGGGGATGGATTTTAAAGAAAATCCCctatcattatattttatgacAATATCACGAGCCTCTTCAAAGCACTTATTGTGAATCAGAGtttccaaaattaagttagTTGTATAAGAATCAGGAATGCAACCATTTGCTTCCATTGAAACAAACATCTCCTTTGCTTCAACAATTCTTCCTGATTCACACAATGTCTTAATAATAGCACCATAAGTATAATTGTCAGGACTCAAACCCAGTGTCAACATGGAAATAAAAAGCTTCTCTgctttttcaatctttttcattcTACAAAAACTTTGGATTAGAGCATTGAAAGAGTAAATATCTGGACTTACTCCATCTGCTTGCATCTTTCTTAAAAGTTTCCATGATCTAGCAACATCCCCAATGACACACAAAGAACGGATCAAAATATTGTATGTGATAGCATTTGGAGTGACACCCCATTCAACCATTTCAGTGAAACAATTTAAGGCATCCTCATTGCGGTGTGCTCTACAAAGCCCATCAATTATTGAGCTGAAAGTGAAGATATCAGGTTTCAGACCACATTCTAAAAGCATAACCAAAAGTTCATGAGCCTTGAGTATCTTTCCATCCTTGCAATGCCCACTAATCAGGGTATTGAAAGTGACCAGGTTAGGAGCGATACCTCTACCTTGCATCTCTCTAAAAGTCTCCACAGCCCTGTCCACCATATTGACTCTGCAAAAACAATCAATCaccatgttatatgaatatacatTTGGCACAAGTCCTTCCTTGATCATATGTTCCAAATAGCAGTCCCCATCCTTTCCCCTTCCTGCCTTGTATAAAGCTTCAATGAGCATAAGATATGTAATAAACCCTGGCTTCACACCTCGCTCaataaaactatcaaatatTTCACATGTCTCATTGAGATTCAATCCAGTTATCAAACAAGTCATAGTAGTGTTAAACGTTGAATTTTCAGGCAAGTAACCTCTTTCCCCAACCTTCCTCAAGAACATGGCTGCCTCTCTTGCCATAGAGTTATTTGAAAGGCAATACAGCAGAGTATCACAAGCTAATTTTGGCATCACAGGCTCTCTTTCCATAAACATTATTAACAACTCAAATGCCTTACGAGGGGCCACACAACGAAATACCCCATAAACCAATGATCTAACAGTAGCTTCATTGGGACTAACATTCCTTTCCTTCATCAtctctaaaaccctaaaagctTCGTCTACCCTCTTTGCATTACAAAACCCATCAATAAGAATTGTATATGTAAACACGTTAGGTAAATATCCCACTCCCTCCATCTGTTTGACTAATCGAAGAGCCTCATCCACAACACCAATTCTACAAACTCCATGGATAAGAATATTGTATGTGAACCTATCGGGTTTGCAATTATCCACAGACATCTCTTGAAACTTCAAATAAGCTAAATCAATGCAATTCGATTTCACCAGAGCATCAATAACAGCATTATACAACCTTGTACTAGGAATAATACCCAAAAAAGAAATCTGCCCAAAAATGTCTCCACAATATTTAGATAATCCTAACCTGCCCCAGCTACCAATCAGAACACAAAGCAAATCCTCACTAATTCCATAACCCGAGTTCTTAATATCTTTAAGCAATTCAACAGACAAAATAACAGGACCTTTTCTGTAAAGTACCTTAGCTAAAACACCCTTAACCAATTGATCCTTAGAAAAGAAGGGGTCGATATTAGAAACCCAGATATAAAATCTCAAAGGGTGTAATGGGTTTTCTTGATTTTGCAATACACTCACTACAAACCGAGGTACCAAACTGATCCTTTTAGCCTTCAATTCATGGTTCAGCAATAAAAACCAGTCATTTCTAGCAAGAATTTGAGAAATGTAACTGTGATCAATCGGTTTAAAGCGTTCATTAGTTGAAATAGGACTATTTGAGAGTGAAATAGAGTTGGGTTTATCAAGGATATGAGAATTTAttaaaggagaagaagaagagttgtTACCTCTTGAAGAACCTTCGGTGATGTTGTTGGTTTGCTTATGCACAAGAGATGGTTTCAGTTTAGGGTTTGATATTTTGTGCCTAGACGGCTCTTCAGAGAGATGTTTTAGTGAAGGTGTTGCCCTCGAAGCTAAAGAAGAAAGCCCTTTCATCTCATGTCCCTTCTCATCATAGGCGACTGCTGGCCATATTTGCTTGCTCATAGAAAACGAGGCTTCTTAATACAAAACGACTCAACGTTTGAAGTCACAAAACGACATGTCGTCTAAACAATTCAGTAGTTATCTTTAGATCTCTCGGCCCATTAAGTATTAGGCTAGCAGATTTAGAATCTAATATTCTTTTCCAACAATATATATGGGCCGCAGTTATGACCCAAATACTT contains:
- the LOC123221617 gene encoding protein trichome birefringence-like 4, producing the protein MAYFKNILSTLGQFSRTPSSSSCPLSNLGTNILLISLLLLSILLLSASSQTNHSPTILVSAIASRIRVVANYISPFSSISSSNTCLVLDCESNCSLASVSVIERPHKTSRNDQESYNMLLENLSSCDIFNGKWVLDDSEPLYQPGSCPHIDDAFNCYKNGRPDSYYLRYKWKPYECQIPRFDGTKMLRMLRGKRLVFVGDSLNRNMWESLVCALRESLKDKSTVYEVSGRRQFRTQGFYSFIFKDYRCSIDFIKSPFLVQESKISDRIGKGRDTLRLDMIQGSSSKYYDADIIIFNTGHWWTHHKTFKGINYYQEGSHVYNRLEVTEAYTKALKTWAQWVDANVDSNRTRVFFRGYSASHFRKGQWNTGGRCDAETQPITNEDYMAHYPWMMKILESVIAEMKTPVFYLNITKMTDYRQDGHPSIYRQMEIPRSPGMIQDCSHWCLPGVPDSWNQLLYATLLISHRDLPSKSKK
- the LOC123221616 gene encoding putative pentatricopeptide repeat-containing protein At3g16890, mitochondrial isoform X2, encoding MKGLSSLASRATPSLKHLSEEPSRHKISNPKLKPSLVHKQTNNITEGSSRGNNSSSSPLINSHILDKPNSISLSNSPISTNERFKPIDHSYISQILARNDWFLLLNHELKAKRISLVPRFVVSVLQNQENPLHPLRFYIWVSNIDPFFSKDQLVKGVLAKVLYRKGPVILSVELLKDIKNSGYGISEDLLCVLIGSWGRLGLSKYCGDIFGQISFLGIIPSTRLYNAVIDALVKSNCIDLAYLKFQEMSVDNCKPDRFTYNILIHGVCRIGVVDEALRLVKQMEGVGYLPNVFTYTILIDGFCNAKRVDEAFRVLEMMKERNVSPNEATVRSLVYGVFRCVAPRKAFELLIMFMEREPVMPKLACDTLLYCLSNNSMAREAAMFLRKVGERGYLPENSTFNTTMTCLITGLNLNETCEIFDSFIERGVKPGFITYLMLIEALYKAGRGKDGDCYLEHMIKEGLVPNVYSYNMVIDCFCRVNMVDRAVETFREMQGRGIAPNLVTFNTLISGHCKDGKILKAHELLVMLLECGLKPDIFTFSSIIDGLCRAHRNEDALNCFTEMVEWGVTPNAITYNILIRSLCVIGDVARSWKLLRKMQADGIGC
- the LOC123221616 gene encoding putative pentatricopeptide repeat-containing protein At3g16890, mitochondrial isoform X1; this encodes MKGLSSLASRATPSLKHLSEEPSRHKISNPKLKPSLVHKQTNNITEGSSRGNNSSSSPLINSHILDKPNSISLSNSPISTNERFKPIDHSYISQILARNDWFLLLNHELKAKRISLVPRFVVSVLQNQENPLHPLRFYIWVSNIDPFFSKDQLVKGVLAKVLYRKGPVILSVELLKDIKNSGYGISEDLLCVLIGSWGRLGLSKYCGDIFGQISFLGIIPSTRLYNAVIDALVKSNCIDLAYLKFQEMSVDNCKPDRFTYNILIHGVCRIGVVDEALRLVKQMEGVGYLPNVFTYTILIDGFCNAKRVDEAFRVLEMMKERNVSPNEATVRSLVYGVFRCVAPRKAFELLIMFMEREPVMPKLACDTLLYCLSNNSMAREAAMFLRKVGERGYLPENSTFNTTMTCLITGLNLNETCEIFDSFIERGVKPGFITYLMLIEALYKAGRGKDGDCYLEHMIKEGLVPNVYSYNMVIDCFCRVNMVDRAVETFREMQGRGIAPNLVTFNTLISGHCKDGKILKAHELLVMLLECGLKPDIFTFSSIIDGLCRAHRNEDALNCFTEMVEWGVTPNAITYNILIRSLCVIGDVARSWKLLRKMQADGVSPDIYSFNALIQSFCRMKKIEKAEKLFISMLTLGLSPDNYTYGAIIKTLCESGRIVEAKEMFVSMEANGCIPDSYTTNLILETLIHNKCFEEARDIVIKYNDRGFSLKSIPNLQDFLTS